One Sulfolobus sp. S-194 DNA segment encodes these proteins:
- a CDS encoding HypC/HybG/HupF family hydrogenase formation chaperone, with amino-acid sequence MCWAVPAKVVSIDSDVIATVDLGQNTLKKVAIGVDDVKIGDYVMVHAGVIIAKLRKEEVWENIKFISDQIRETAQLLGEDPEEAVKSYLESMKGILEDLGVQGDGR; translated from the coding sequence ATGTGTTGGGCAGTTCCGGCTAAAGTTGTTTCAATAGATTCTGATGTTATAGCAACGGTAGATTTAGGTCAAAATACATTGAAAAAGGTAGCGATAGGAGTTGATGATGTAAAAATAGGAGACTATGTAATGGTTCATGCTGGGGTTATAATAGCAAAGCTCAGAAAAGAAGAAGTTTGGGAAAACATTAAGTTCATCTCAGATCAGATCAGAGAGACAGCCCAGTTATTAGGAGAAGATCCTGAAGAAGCTGTAAAAAGTTATCTGGAGAGTATGAAAGGTATTCTTGAAGATTTAGGGGTGCAAGGTGATGGAAGATAG
- a CDS encoding 4Fe-4S dicluster domain-containing protein, giving the protein MSNSGLLDKNPIVNPYEKFGNTKECEHWGFVVKVDQCLGCMACMAACAIENETPFWEQLWRTHVEDLEIGEFPNVQRVFVPRLCMQCENPPCYYVCPTGATQIVEGGIVVVDEYKCMGCLYCVEACPYGARYFYTYEDIQKAKQYFGENLIHVVPHVDKCTFCYGTAPDNTHTPACVRTCPGGARVFGCLDDPNSEVSILVNTGQAIVLNPELNVQPKVFYVFNRQLQRYVTGGGDQ; this is encoded by the coding sequence ATGTCTAACTCAGGTCTCTTAGATAAAAACCCAATTGTAAACCCATATGAGAAATTCGGTAACACAAAGGAGTGTGAACATTGGGGATTCGTAGTTAAAGTTGACCAGTGTTTAGGCTGTATGGCTTGTATGGCAGCATGTGCAATTGAGAACGAGACACCATTTTGGGAGCAATTATGGAGAACCCACGTGGAAGACTTAGAAATCGGTGAATTTCCAAACGTCCAGAGGGTCTTCGTACCAAGACTCTGTATGCAGTGTGAAAATCCGCCATGCTATTACGTCTGCCCAACCGGGGCTACACAGATAGTCGAAGGTGGGATAGTTGTAGTAGATGAATATAAATGTATGGGCTGTCTGTATTGTGTCGAGGCCTGTCCATATGGTGCAAGATATTTCTATACATATGAGGATATTCAGAAAGCAAAACAATATTTCGGTGAGAACTTAATCCATGTAGTTCCTCACGTCGATAAGTGCACTTTCTGCTATGGAACGGCACCAGATAATACTCATACTCCAGCTTGTGTAAGGACATGTCCTGGTGGGGCTAGGGTATTTGGTTGTTTGGATGATCCAAATAGTGAGGTTAGCATCCTGGTTAACACTGGCCAAGCTATAGTCCTTAATCCTGAGCTTAATGTTCAGCCTAAGGTATTCTATGTTTTTAACAGACAACTTCAAAGGTATGTGACTGGGGGTGGAGATCAATGA
- the hypE gene encoding hydrogenase expression/formation protein HypE, whose translation MEDRILLNHGNGGKDTQLLLQRLIFSKLPLELKRTEDGVGINYPDDGAVINNNIVIATDSHTVYPYFFPGGSIGTLSISGTINDLIMMGARPIAMLDSIVVGEGFPMADLDKIIEDMLSLLKELKIPLVGGDFKVVPSESMKGIIINTVGIGITEYPIVDKIEDGDSIIVTGPIGVHGTVIAAMQYGIDTRIKSDVRPLIGLLDLFKEFGKEIHAARDPTRGGLAATLNEWAQLSGKMIIIEEGKIPIPEEVRSITDIIGLDPLVLANEGIAVLSVPSTKENEIMEKLKKLGFEPSVIGKVIEPKNKENKNLVIVKTEIGGAKILEMPTGDIVPRIC comes from the coding sequence ATGGAAGATAGGATTTTATTAAACCATGGGAATGGAGGAAAAGACACTCAACTTTTGCTACAGAGGTTAATATTTTCAAAGCTGCCTTTAGAACTTAAAAGAACCGAAGATGGTGTGGGTATTAACTATCCAGATGATGGAGCAGTAATTAATAATAATATTGTTATTGCAACTGATTCTCACACAGTATATCCTTACTTTTTCCCAGGTGGAAGTATAGGAACCTTGTCAATATCTGGGACAATAAACGATCTAATAATGATGGGTGCTAGGCCTATTGCAATGCTGGACTCTATTGTAGTAGGGGAAGGATTCCCTATGGCAGATCTTGATAAGATAATAGAGGATATGTTGTCGCTCTTAAAAGAATTAAAAATTCCTCTTGTTGGCGGAGATTTTAAGGTAGTTCCCTCAGAGTCAATGAAGGGAATAATAATAAATACTGTAGGAATAGGAATTACAGAATATCCCATAGTAGACAAAATAGAGGATGGTGACTCAATAATAGTCACTGGACCCATAGGCGTTCACGGTACAGTTATAGCGGCAATGCAATACGGTATAGATACTAGAATTAAGAGTGATGTTAGACCTCTGATAGGCTTGCTGGATCTGTTTAAAGAATTCGGAAAAGAGATCCATGCGGCAAGAGATCCTACTAGAGGTGGACTTGCTGCAACACTTAATGAATGGGCTCAGCTGTCGGGAAAGATGATAATCATAGAGGAAGGAAAAATTCCTATTCCAGAAGAAGTAAGATCCATTACTGACATTATAGGTTTAGATCCTTTAGTCCTAGCTAACGAGGGAATAGCGGTTCTTTCTGTTCCTTCAACAAAGGAAAATGAGATTATGGAGAAGCTTAAAAAACTCGGTTTTGAACCCTCTGTAATTGGAAAAGTCATTGAACCTAAAAATAAGGAGAACAAGAATCTTGTTATTGTAAAGACTGAGATTGGAGGTGCAAAGATATTAGAAATGCCAACAGGAGACATAGTTCCGAGGATCTGTTAA
- a CDS encoding molybdopterin-dependent oxidoreductase, whose protein sequence is MTQDYKSIRLTRRDFLKASALAAVGSGAAYAASKFNFNLLAPPVDYETPQPGWEYSYVPNVCAFCSSTCDILVRVEKKGTYIRAIEIDGNPLSPLNKGKICPRGRAGIFRTYNVDRIKTPLIRTGPKGTWSFREATWEEAINYIMQKFRELDIKPWEVILIGGGMPCANYKRYFIPFTLGTQMPNINGTPMQSCMFSLQQSVGYVIGGFDLHASDIMDDMTYSRLIVSWGTSAFSAGIFVNRGVRFGEGIANGAYVVVIDPRVGEAASKANLWIPIKPGTDLVLAMAIINYIIQNGYYDEYFVRYHTNAPFLAYEENGVVKLLEEDYEDGTVKAFYVYDEITRQIVKVPPFTNTNMYSVDGTEIRPALFAPDLEVNGKKIRTVFQFLADRVSSYTLEYASKVCDVPLSMLQEFAYRISTTKPMLIVTGLKGFWGDSSPQFRKATAMIMALTGNIDVRGGWVYSGKYREGMKEVIEVYNSSISSGSSKPGILLQRPEILAKVPLLDLPGNLLTIFAIIYTYNNPNFWSTGFPAVQYVYNQNLVQQGKKPAGAFTLYVDSGVYEAVKGQVVWNGQPYKIKAVMSYGGTPVNFQWDQYKEILKNTFYIDINIQPTEDTLYADVILPDVSYLERDEAFRYDGPAMDYTLRGRWQAIPVLYPNTANGLDLFVMFAYMLGKGDDYINAMANSVSIDKEVFKQIINEEMPKYQQYLIQNNGYPPWGSFTAKAWREAKLSFLSKKTGVPVEKMYEILRNNGVLIIRTVDEYFNNHERMPWDLPVATPTGRIELYSTVLYYYVVKNYGYDPVWDPLIAYVPPDWNYGYAREPGIYYPAEPPYNDPTFKPTPPEFFYVEYKIPIFAYTSSTNNPVLMAIASNSYHENIYQMAWINADVAKQMGINEGDWIVIERWKLPNPDGTIPKLVLRAHLTQLIRPDTIGVPEPYGQRNPALTYASKAVKNFGNKPISTFWPWSYNPLGGFRQSEQLTVKVRKATQDEIAEASVLAPVETSDTLPANTQVTPNLQISSSDWNSRFNISTSGGE, encoded by the coding sequence ATGACACAAGATTACAAATCAATCCGCTTAACCAGGAGAGACTTCTTAAAGGCATCGGCCTTAGCAGCTGTAGGTAGTGGTGCCGCTTATGCTGCAAGTAAGTTCAACTTTAACTTGTTAGCTCCACCAGTAGATTATGAGACTCCACAACCAGGATGGGAATATTCGTATGTACCTAATGTTTGTGCCTTTTGTTCATCTACTTGTGATATTCTAGTAAGGGTAGAAAAGAAAGGAACTTACATAAGGGCTATAGAGATAGATGGAAACCCATTATCCCCGTTAAATAAGGGGAAGATTTGTCCCAGAGGAAGAGCCGGCATATTTAGAACCTATAATGTGGACAGAATCAAGACTCCATTAATAAGGACAGGACCAAAAGGAACATGGAGTTTTAGAGAGGCTACATGGGAAGAGGCAATTAATTACATTATGCAGAAGTTTAGGGAGCTCGATATTAAGCCTTGGGAAGTAATTCTAATTGGTGGAGGTATGCCATGTGCTAATTATAAGAGATACTTCATTCCCTTTACTTTAGGTACTCAGATGCCTAATATAAATGGAACACCAATGCAAAGTTGTATGTTCTCTCTCCAGCAGTCTGTAGGATATGTAATAGGGGGTTTTGATCTTCATGCGAGCGACATAATGGATGATATGACATATTCTAGGCTAATAGTGTCTTGGGGAACTAGTGCATTCTCAGCTGGAATATTCGTTAACAGAGGTGTAAGATTTGGTGAAGGCATAGCCAATGGTGCTTATGTTGTAGTTATAGACCCTAGAGTTGGAGAAGCTGCATCAAAGGCGAACCTTTGGATTCCAATTAAGCCTGGTACAGACCTAGTCTTAGCTATGGCAATAATTAATTACATAATTCAGAACGGATATTATGATGAATATTTTGTAAGATATCATACTAATGCTCCTTTTTTAGCTTATGAAGAAAACGGTGTAGTAAAACTCCTAGAAGAGGACTATGAAGATGGCACTGTTAAAGCCTTTTACGTATATGACGAAATAACAAGGCAAATAGTAAAAGTTCCGCCATTTACTAATACTAACATGTATTCTGTAGATGGTACTGAAATAAGGCCAGCATTGTTTGCACCAGACTTAGAGGTAAACGGTAAAAAAATAAGGACTGTTTTTCAGTTTTTAGCTGATCGTGTAAGTAGTTATACATTAGAATATGCGTCAAAAGTCTGTGATGTTCCTCTAAGCATGCTTCAAGAGTTTGCTTATAGGATATCGACTACAAAACCCATGTTGATAGTTACGGGATTAAAAGGTTTCTGGGGAGATAGTTCACCGCAATTTAGGAAGGCAACAGCAATGATAATGGCTCTTACAGGAAATATTGATGTAAGAGGAGGTTGGGTGTACTCCGGAAAATATAGAGAAGGGATGAAGGAAGTAATTGAGGTATATAATTCCTCAATCTCCTCAGGCTCCTCAAAACCTGGAATATTGCTTCAGAGACCCGAAATCTTAGCGAAAGTCCCTCTCCTTGACCTCCCAGGTAATCTACTTACAATTTTTGCGATCATTTATACGTACAATAATCCCAATTTCTGGTCTACTGGATTCCCAGCGGTACAATATGTTTATAATCAAAATTTAGTCCAACAAGGGAAGAAACCAGCTGGTGCTTTCACATTATATGTCGATTCTGGAGTCTATGAAGCCGTTAAAGGGCAAGTGGTATGGAACGGTCAACCATACAAGATAAAGGCTGTAATGTCATATGGAGGCACTCCAGTTAACTTTCAGTGGGATCAGTATAAAGAAATTTTAAAGAATACGTTTTATATTGATATAAATATTCAGCCCACTGAAGACACATTATATGCTGATGTGATTCTCCCAGATGTGTCATACCTAGAGAGAGATGAAGCTTTTAGATATGATGGTCCAGCAATGGATTATACATTAAGAGGGAGATGGCAAGCTATACCTGTACTTTATCCTAACACTGCTAACGGTCTTGACTTATTCGTTATGTTTGCATATATGCTTGGTAAAGGTGACGACTATATTAACGCAATGGCAAATTCCGTGTCTATTGATAAAGAAGTGTTCAAACAAATAATTAATGAGGAAATGCCTAAATATCAACAATACTTGATCCAGAATAATGGATATCCACCTTGGGGAAGCTTCACTGCAAAGGCTTGGAGAGAAGCTAAGCTATCATTTTTATCAAAGAAGACTGGTGTGCCAGTAGAGAAAATGTATGAGATATTGAGAAATAACGGAGTATTAATAATCCGTACTGTTGATGAATACTTTAATAATCACGAAAGAATGCCATGGGATTTACCAGTTGCTACACCTACCGGAAGAATTGAGTTATATTCTACTGTTCTTTATTACTATGTGGTAAAGAACTACGGTTATGATCCAGTATGGGATCCTTTAATTGCATATGTTCCACCAGATTGGAACTATGGCTATGCTAGAGAGCCCGGTATATATTACCCGGCAGAACCTCCATACAACGATCCTACATTTAAACCAACTCCTCCAGAATTCTTCTACGTTGAATACAAAATCCCAATATTTGCTTATACATCAAGTACAAATAATCCTGTTCTAATGGCAATAGCATCTAACAGCTATCATGAAAATATTTACCAAATGGCTTGGATTAATGCAGATGTAGCTAAGCAGATGGGGATAAATGAAGGAGACTGGATAGTTATAGAGAGATGGAAACTTCCTAATCCAGATGGGACAATACCTAAATTAGTTCTTAGAGCTCACCTTACTCAACTTATAAGGCCAGATACTATAGGTGTTCCAGAGCCCTACGGGCAAAGAAATCCTGCATTAACATATGCCTCTAAGGCAGTAAAGAACTTCGGAAACAAACCTATAAGCACTTTCTGGCCTTGGAGCTATAATCCATTAGGTGGATTCAGACAATCAGAGCAATTAACAGTAAAAGTTAGAAAGGCAACGCAAGATGAAATCGCAGAGGCAAGTGTACTTGCTCCAGTAGAAACTTCAGACACATTACCAGCTAACACGCAAGTGACTCCTAATTTACAGATCTCCTCTTCTGACTGGAATTCACGTTTTAATATTTCCACATCTGGGGGTGAATAA
- the hypD gene encoding hydrogenase formation protein HypD → MDLPKQIEILFRENPVLASKISEEISKLAPKVAKKLGLDKIKIMNFCGSHEWTTTHYGLRALMPSEVELIPGPGCPVCVTPSSDIENVIKLAMEGYRIYTFGDVFKLPTVKHYKSGEIGSLAAAKASGADVRIVYSFADAIEEAKKDGKSSVFFGIGFETTAPSYAVLFTKEKVPANLMFYSSLKLTAPAAEYAVQLHKEAKRPPVSGVIGPGHVSTIIGAISWDFFPKKYGIPAVVAGFEPIDILTGVLVILNNLYIGKAEFTNLEYKRVATYKGNIFALENIKVAFNVVDTIWRGIGNIPKSGLTLSEKFKKYDAKTQLGIKERPWDYDLPPGCKCNEVTLGLAYPTDCPLFMKACTPARPWGPCMVSMEGACAVWARFGSYERIKDAVSEVK, encoded by the coding sequence ATGGATCTACCTAAACAGATCGAAATTTTATTTAGGGAAAATCCAGTTCTCGCAAGCAAAATATCCGAAGAGATAAGTAAGTTAGCTCCTAAAGTAGCCAAGAAACTTGGCCTAGATAAAATAAAAATTATGAATTTCTGTGGCTCACATGAGTGGACAACTACACATTATGGTCTTCGTGCACTTATGCCATCCGAAGTAGAACTTATTCCCGGTCCTGGCTGTCCTGTTTGTGTTACTCCTTCAAGTGATATCGAGAACGTTATAAAACTTGCAATGGAAGGGTATAGGATATATACTTTTGGTGATGTTTTCAAACTACCCACAGTTAAACACTACAAGAGTGGGGAAATAGGAAGCCTAGCTGCGGCAAAAGCATCTGGTGCTGACGTTAGAATAGTTTATAGCTTTGCTGACGCAATCGAAGAGGCAAAAAAAGATGGTAAATCCTCCGTATTTTTTGGTATTGGTTTTGAGACTACGGCTCCCAGCTACGCTGTACTATTTACTAAGGAGAAAGTCCCAGCGAATTTAATGTTTTATTCTTCACTGAAGCTTACAGCTCCTGCAGCTGAATATGCAGTTCAGCTTCATAAAGAAGCTAAAAGGCCTCCAGTATCTGGAGTTATCGGTCCTGGTCATGTATCAACAATAATAGGTGCAATTAGCTGGGACTTCTTCCCTAAAAAATATGGTATTCCTGCTGTAGTAGCTGGCTTTGAACCAATTGATATCTTGACGGGAGTTTTAGTGATTTTAAATAATTTGTACATAGGTAAGGCTGAGTTTACAAATTTAGAATATAAGAGAGTAGCCACTTATAAGGGCAACATTTTTGCATTAGAGAACATAAAGGTTGCATTTAATGTAGTGGATACAATCTGGAGAGGAATAGGAAACATACCAAAAAGTGGTTTAACGTTGTCTGAAAAGTTCAAAAAGTATGATGCAAAAACACAGCTAGGGATAAAAGAGAGACCGTGGGATTACGACTTACCTCCAGGATGTAAATGTAATGAAGTAACACTTGGTCTGGCTTATCCCACAGATTGTCCTTTATTTATGAAAGCTTGTACACCAGCAAGGCCTTGGGGGCCATGTATGGTTTCCATGGAAGGAGCCTGTGCTGTTTGGGCTAGATTCGGATCGTATGAGAGAATAAAGGATGCAGTTTCAGAGGTGAAGTGA
- a CDS encoding hydrogenase maturation protease — protein sequence MAVKIIGLGNRLYGDDAIGSVAAECMGVYDASANGFDALTFIEKGDIVIFLDTMLMEEEYGLFEINKDEIQGVEISDAHRLSPIQIVSLAKQSGREPQKAYIIAVKPERLDWPGISEEVIERMRKLLSEYSDFLKKMGFNVDVDQVIQCVKSRKDSPW from the coding sequence GTGGCTGTTAAGATTATAGGTCTTGGAAACAGACTTTATGGAGATGATGCAATAGGATCGGTAGCTGCTGAGTGCATGGGCGTCTATGATGCGTCAGCCAATGGATTTGATGCACTTACTTTCATAGAAAAAGGTGATATAGTCATTTTCTTGGATACTATGTTAATGGAAGAAGAATATGGACTGTTCGAGATAAATAAGGATGAGATTCAAGGAGTAGAAATATCTGATGCACATAGGCTTTCGCCTATTCAGATAGTTTCATTAGCAAAACAATCTGGAAGGGAACCTCAAAAAGCTTATATTATTGCTGTAAAGCCGGAAAGATTAGATTGGCCAGGAATCAGTGAGGAAGTTATCGAAAGGATGAGGAAATTGCTTTCAGAATATTCAGATTTTTTGAAAAAAATGGGATTTAACGTGGATGTTGATCAGGTTATTCAATGCGTGAAAAGCCGGAAAGATTCACCATGGTAA